One segment of Ziziphus jujuba cultivar Dongzao chromosome 12, ASM3175591v1 DNA contains the following:
- the LOC107428074 gene encoding histone acetyltransferase HAC1 isoform X2, with the protein MNVQAHMSGHISGQVPNQAGNQLPVLPQQNGNLPSQMQNLGGPRTFNTDPDFVRARSFMQDKIYDILQQRQAQPINDLQKRRLRDMAKRLEEGLLKTALTKEDYMNPDTLESRLHNWIKRFSLNNQTQHYSQHVNSSPIGAMIPTPGNLLPTAGIHGGSFNRSDGHVSNGYQQSPATFSIGSGGNMSSMGVQRVSSQMIPTPGFNSNINQSYMNLDSSSNGGGLSTVESTMVSQPQQQKQHVGGQNSRILHNLGSHMGGGIRPGLQQKAYGFSNGALNGGLGLISSNLPLVNEPGSSEGYLTTAPYANSPKPIQQHFDQHQRPIMQGDAYGMGNSDSFGSGNYYGVATSVGSMMNSQTLNSVSVPAISKTTSPLISNQSNMLSTQQTPHIKPQPIDQSEKMGFQSPMPSRDNLLNSHTQQQFQQQPVQFQQQQQFVHQQSQLKQQNQHVQHLLNNDAFAQSQLTSDLSSQVKREPGVEHHNEVLHSQVPEHFQLSEMPNQFQSNSAEDHLRMAQHVSLPSGQHDICSSLSQTSQHRQQLLHPPQGIAEAQNDFSSLSVGAQSEPVSQGQWHPQSQDRSQRPGNLLLEQHVQEDFRQRMSGHDEAQCNNLSSEGSVIGQIVASKSTADPPHTAGARKSSGTDNEKQFRNQQRWLLFLRHARRCEAPEGKCQDLNCITVQKLWKHIEKCSSSPCPYPRCHHTKILLHHNKHCVDPNCPVCVPVKNYIQAHMNKARNRLDPASGIPSSVSGSCKSDNGDASARLISKTPPVVESSEDMQPSLKRLKIEQSSQSLISESQSTAVSVSAISEANVSQDVQHQEYQHGEICMPIKSEFTEVKLEVPKGSGRDNLGELKKANVSDSCNQGPEIEPVIADDPSGLAKQDSIKLEKEIEPAKQEDAIQPVEPAGGTKSGKPKIKGVSLTELFTPEQVREHIMGLRQWVGQSKAKAEKHQAMEHSMSENSCQLCAVEKLTFEPPPIYCTPCGARIKRNAMYYNMGAGDTRHYFCIPCYNEARGDTIVVDGTTIPKAKLEKKKNDEETEEWWVQCDKCEAWQHQICALFNGRRNDGGQAEYTCPNCYIQEVERGERKPLPQSAVLGAKDLPRTILSDHIEQRLFRRLKQERQERARTQGKSYDEVPGAESLVIRVVSSVDKKLEVKQRFLEIFQEENYPTEFPYKSKVILLFQKIEGVEVCLFGMYVQEFGSECQFPNQRRVYLSYLDSVKYFRPEIKAVTGEALRTFVYHEILIGYLEYCKKRGFTSCYIWACPPLKGEDYILYCHPEIQKTPKSDKLREWYLSMLRKAAKENIVADLTNLYDHFFVSTGECKAKVTAARLPYFDGDYWPGAAEDLIYQLRQEEDGRKQNKKGTTKKTITKRALKASGQSDLSGNASKDLLLMHKLGETICPMKEDFIMVHLQHACNHCCILMVSGTRWVCNQCKNFQICEKCYEVEQKREERERHPINQREKHVLNPVEITDVAADTKDKDEILESEFFDTRQAFLSLCQGNHYQYDTLRRAKHSSMMVLYHLHNPTAPAFVTTCNICHLDIETGQGWRCEVCADYDVCNACYQKGSGKEHPHKLTNHPSMADRDAQNQEARQLRVLQLRKMLDLLVHASQCRSAQCQYPNCRKVKGLFRHGIQCRTRASGGCVLCKKMWYLLQLHARACKESECHVPRCRDLKEHLRRLQQQSDSRRRAAVMEMMRQRAAELTSNAG; encoded by the exons ATGAATGTGCAAGCACATATGTCCGGACATATCTCAGGGCAGGTACCTAACCAGGCGGGTAATCAGTTGCCTGTTCTGCCTCAGCAGAATGGGAACCTCCCTTCCCAGATGCAAAATTTAGGTGGTCCTCGTACATTCAACACAGACCCTGATTTTGTCAGAGCTCGCTCATTTATGCAGGACAAGAT CTATGATATCTTACAACAACGGCAAGCACAGCCAATTAATGACCTGCAAAAGAGGAGGCTTAGGGATATGGCTAAGCGCCTAGAGGAGGGTTTACTTAAAACAGCCCTTACGAAG GAGGACTATATGAACCCGGATACTTTAGAGAGCCGTTTGCATAACTGGATTAAGCGGTTCTCTTTGAATAATCAGACCCAACATTACTCACAGCATGTTAATTCTTCGCCTATTGGTGCAATGATACCTACCCCCG GAAACCTGTTGCCAACAGCGGGCATTCATGGTGGTTCCTTCAATAGATCTGATG GTCATGTGTCTAATGGATATCAGCAGTCTCCTGCTACCTTTTCCATTGGTTCTGGAGGAAACATGTCATCAATGGGTGTGCAAAGAGTTTCAAGCCAAATGATTCCTACTCCTGGttttaatagtaatattaatcaGTCTTACATGAATTTGGATTCTTCTAGTAATGGTGGTGGGCTTTCCACTGTCGAATCTACTATGGTATCCCAGCCGCAACAGCAAAAGCAGCATGTTGGTGGCCAAAACAGTCGTATATTGCACAACCTTGGTAGCCATATGGGTGGTGGAATAAGGCCTGGATTACAGCAAAAAGCTTATGGGTTCTCAAATGGGGCTCTGAATGGTGGCCTAGGATTGATTTCTAGCAATTTGCCACTTGTAAATGAACCGGGTTCGTCTGAGGGCTATCTAACTACCGCACCTTATGCTAATTCTCCAAAACCCATACAGCAACACTTTGATCAACATCAGAGGCCAATTATGCAGG GTGATGCATATGGAATGGGCAATTCTGATTCTTTTGGGTCTGGGAACTATTATGGTGTTGCAACATCTGTTGGGTCAATGATGAATTCTCAGACTTTGAACTCAGTTAGCGTACCAGCTATATCCAAAACCACTTCTCCTCTGATAAGTAACCAGTCGAATATGCTCAGCACCCAACAAACTCCCCATATAAAGCCTCAACCAATTGATCAATCAGAAAAGATGGGTTTCCAAAGTCCGATGCCTTCAAGGGACAATCTCCTCAATTCTCATACACAGCAGCAATTTCAACAACAGCCCGTCCAATTTCAACAGCAGCAACAATTCGTTCATCAGCAAAGTCAACTGAAGCAGCAAAATCAGCATGTACAGCATTTGTTAAACAATGATGCTTTTGCTCAGTCACAACTGACATCGGATCTAAGTAGTCAAGTCAAGCGTGAGCCTGGAGTCGAGCACCATAATGAAGTTCTGCACTCACAAGTTCCAGAACACTTCCAGTTGTCTGAGATGCCGAACCAATTCCAGTCGAATTCTGCTGAAGATCATTTAAGGATGGCTCAACATGTCTCTCTTCCATCTGGTCAGCATGATATTTGCTCCTCATTATCTCAAACTTCTCAGCACAGGCAACAACTTTTGCATCCTCCCCAAGGGATTGCAGAGGCTCAGAATGATTTTAGCTCACTATCTGTTGGTGCTCAATCAGAACCAGTATCGCAGGGTCAATGGCATCCTCAATCACAAGATAGGAGTCAGAGACCAGGTAATTTATTGCTTGAGCAGCATGTACAAGAAGATTTTCGTCAGAGAATGTCTGGGCATGACGAAGCTCAGTGTAATAATTTATCATCAGAAGGATCTGTCATTGGTCAAATTGTTGCTTCTAAAAGTACAGCTGATCCCCCACATACAGCTGGTGCACGTAAATCTTCTGGTACGGATAATGAGAAACAGTTTAGAAATCAGCAGAGATGGCTTCTATTCTTGAGACATGCTCGTCGATGTGAAGCTCCTGAAGGAAAATGTCAAGACCTTAATTGTATAACTGTTCAAAAATTGTGGAAACACATTGAAAAATGCTCCTCATCTCCATGCCCGTATCCTCGCTGCCATCATACTAAGATATTGCTCCATCATAACAAGCATTGTGTAGACCCAAATTGCCCTGTTTGTGTTCCTGTCAAAAATTATATACAGGCACACATGAACAAGGCACGAAATCGTCTAGATCCAGCTTCTGGTATTCCAAGTTCAGTGAGTGGTTCTTGTAAGTCCGATAATGGAGATGCTTCTGCTAGATTGATTTCAAAGACTCCTCCAGTTGTTGAAAGCTCAGAGGATATGCAACCTTCACTAAAACGATTGAAGATAGAGCAGTCTTCTCAGTCTCTTATCTCTGAGAGTCAAAGTACTGCTGTTTCAGTTTCTGCAATTAGTGAAGCCAATGTTTCCCAAGATGTCCAACATCAAGAGTACCAGCATGGTGAAATTTGTATGCCAATTAAATCCGAGTTTACAGAAGTGAAGTTGGAAGTCCCTAAAGGTTCTGGAAGAGATAATCTTGGTGAGTTGAAGAAGGCTAATGTCAGTGATAGCTGCAACCAAGGCCCTGAAATTGAACCTGTCATAGCTGATGATCCTTCTGGTTTAGCTAAGCAGGATAGCATTAAACTTGAGAAAGAGATCGAACCAGCTAAGCAAGAAGATGCAATACAACCTGTTGAACCTGCAGGTGGTACCAAGTCTGGGAAGCCAAAGATAAAAGGGGTTTCATTGACGGAATTATTCACCCCTGAGCAAGTGAGGGAGCACATCATGGGACTTAGGCAGTGGGTTGGCCAG AGTAAAGCAAAGGCAGAGAAGCACCAAGCAATGGAGCACTCAATGAGTGAGAATTCCTGTCAGTTGTGTGCAGTTGAGAAACTTACTTTTGAACCGCCACCTATATATTGCACACCTTGTGGTGCTCGCATCAAACGCAATGCAATGTATTACAATATGGGTGCTGGTGATACTCGACATTATTTCTGTATTCCATGTTATAATGAGGCCCGCGGAGACACTATCGTTGTTGATGGGACTACCATTCCAAAAGCTAAgctagagaagaagaaaaatgatgaGGAGACTGAAGAATGG TGGGTGCAATGTGACAAGTGTGAAGCCTGGCAACACCAAATTTGTGCTTTATTCAATGGCCGAAGAAATGATGGTGGGCAAGCTGAATATACTTGCCCTAATTGCTACATACAAGAGGTTGAAAGGGGAGAACGTAAGCCCTTACCACAAAGTGCTGTCCTTGGGGCCAAAGATTTACCTAGAACAATCCTCAGTGACCACATAGAGCAACGGTTGTTTAGGAGACTGAAGCAAGAAAGACAAGAAAGGGCTAGAACTCAAGGAAAAAGCTATGATGAG GTCCCTGGAGCAGAATCACTTGTAATTAGAGTTGTTTCGTCAGTTGACAAAAAGTTAGAAGTGAAGCAGCGGTTTCTTGAAATTTTTCAGGAAGAGAATTATCCAACTGAATTCCCTTATAAATCTAAG GTAATTTTATTGTTTCAGAAGATAGAAGGTGTAGAAGTATGCCTATTTGGCATGTATGTTCAAGAATTTGGCTCTGAATGTCAATTTCCGAATCAGCGTCGTGTCTATCTCTCCTATTTGGATTCTGTCAAGTATTTCAGGCCTGAAATTAAAGCAGTTACTGGAGAGGCTCTTCGTACATTTGTCTACCATGAAATTTTG ATTGGATACCTTGAATATTGCAAGAAACGGGGTTTTACAAGCTGCTATATTTGGGCATGTCCTCCATTAAAGGGTgaagattatatattatattgtcatCCAGAAATTCAGAAAACACCAAAATCTGACAAACTTCGTGAATG gtatttatcaatgctaagaAAGGCTGCGAAGGAAAATATTGTAGCTGATCTTACTAATCTCTACGATCATTTCTTTGTATCTACTGGTGAATGCAAGGCTAAGGTTACTGCAGCTAGGCTTCCATATTTTGATGGTGACTACTGGCCTGGTGCTGCAGAGGACCTGATTTATCAGCTTCGCCAAGAAGAAGATGGCAGAAAACAGAACAAGAAAGGAACAACCAAAAAGACTATCACTAAAAGGGCTCTAAAGGCATCTGGTCAGTCTGACCTTTCTGGTAACGCTTCAAAGGATCTGCTACTAATGCATAAA CTTGGTGAAACCATATGTCCAATGAAAGAAGACTTTATAATGGTTCATTTGCAGCATGCATGCAACCACTGTTGTATTCTCATGGTATCTGGAACTCGTTGGGTCTGCAACCAgtgcaaaaattttcaaatttgcgAGAA GTGTTATGAAGTAGAGCAGAAAcgtgaagaaagagaaagacacCCCATCAATCAGAGGGAAAAACATGTATTGAATCCT GTTGAAATTACTGATGTAGCTGCTGATACGAAGGACAAAGATGAGATTCTTGAAAGTGAATTCTTTGACACCAGACAGGCATTTTTGAGTCTTTGTCAAGGGAATCATTATCAGTATGATACCCTACGACGAGCTAAACACTCTTCAATGATGGTCCTTTACCATCTTCACAACCCAACTGCTCCTGCATTTGTGACAACTTGCAACATTTGTCATCTTGATATTGAAACAGGTCAAGGCTGGCGTTGTGAAGTCTGTGCTGATTATGATGTATGCAATGCTTGTTATCAGAAGGGTAGTGGTAAGGAACATCCTCATAAGTTGACCAATCATCCATCCATGGCTGATCGCGATGCTCAAAATCAAGAAGCGAGACAATTACGAGTTTTACAG CTTAGAAAAATGCTTGATCTTCTGGTACATGCATCACAGTGTCGTTCGGCACAATGCCAATACCCCAATTGTCGTAAAGTCAAGGGTCTGTTCCGGCATGGGATACAATGTAGAACACGTGCGTCAGGAGGATGTGTGCTTTGTAAGAAAATGTGGTATCTCCTTCAACTTCATGCCCGAGCTTGTAAAGAATCTGAGTGCCATGTTCCACGTTGCAG GGATCTAAAAGAGCATTTGAGGAGGCTGCAGCAGCAGTCTGACTCACGAAGAAGAGCTGCTGTGATGGAGATGATGAGACAGAGAGCTGCTGAGCTTACCAGCAATGCTGGATGA
- the LOC107428074 gene encoding histone acetyltransferase HAC1 isoform X1, translating to MNVQAHMSGHISGQVPNQAGNQLPVLPQQNGNLPSQMQNLGGPRTFNTDPDFVRARSFMQDKIYDILQQRQAQPINDLQKRRLRDMAKRLEEGLLKTALTKEDYMNPDTLESRLHNWIKRFSLNNQTQHYSQHVNSSPIGAMIPTPGMPHSGNSNMMVTPSLDTSMIATNTIASNTVNTGNLLPTAGIHGGSFNRSDGHVSNGYQQSPATFSIGSGGNMSSMGVQRVSSQMIPTPGFNSNINQSYMNLDSSSNGGGLSTVESTMVSQPQQQKQHVGGQNSRILHNLGSHMGGGIRPGLQQKAYGFSNGALNGGLGLISSNLPLVNEPGSSEGYLTTAPYANSPKPIQQHFDQHQRPIMQGDAYGMGNSDSFGSGNYYGVATSVGSMMNSQTLNSVSVPAISKTTSPLISNQSNMLSTQQTPHIKPQPIDQSEKMGFQSPMPSRDNLLNSHTQQQFQQQPVQFQQQQQFVHQQSQLKQQNQHVQHLLNNDAFAQSQLTSDLSSQVKREPGVEHHNEVLHSQVPEHFQLSEMPNQFQSNSAEDHLRMAQHVSLPSGQHDICSSLSQTSQHRQQLLHPPQGIAEAQNDFSSLSVGAQSEPVSQGQWHPQSQDRSQRPGNLLLEQHVQEDFRQRMSGHDEAQCNNLSSEGSVIGQIVASKSTADPPHTAGARKSSGTDNEKQFRNQQRWLLFLRHARRCEAPEGKCQDLNCITVQKLWKHIEKCSSSPCPYPRCHHTKILLHHNKHCVDPNCPVCVPVKNYIQAHMNKARNRLDPASGIPSSVSGSCKSDNGDASARLISKTPPVVESSEDMQPSLKRLKIEQSSQSLISESQSTAVSVSAISEANVSQDVQHQEYQHGEICMPIKSEFTEVKLEVPKGSGRDNLGELKKANVSDSCNQGPEIEPVIADDPSGLAKQDSIKLEKEIEPAKQEDAIQPVEPAGGTKSGKPKIKGVSLTELFTPEQVREHIMGLRQWVGQSKAKAEKHQAMEHSMSENSCQLCAVEKLTFEPPPIYCTPCGARIKRNAMYYNMGAGDTRHYFCIPCYNEARGDTIVVDGTTIPKAKLEKKKNDEETEEWWVQCDKCEAWQHQICALFNGRRNDGGQAEYTCPNCYIQEVERGERKPLPQSAVLGAKDLPRTILSDHIEQRLFRRLKQERQERARTQGKSYDEVPGAESLVIRVVSSVDKKLEVKQRFLEIFQEENYPTEFPYKSKVILLFQKIEGVEVCLFGMYVQEFGSECQFPNQRRVYLSYLDSVKYFRPEIKAVTGEALRTFVYHEILIGYLEYCKKRGFTSCYIWACPPLKGEDYILYCHPEIQKTPKSDKLREWYLSMLRKAAKENIVADLTNLYDHFFVSTGECKAKVTAARLPYFDGDYWPGAAEDLIYQLRQEEDGRKQNKKGTTKKTITKRALKASGQSDLSGNASKDLLLMHKLGETICPMKEDFIMVHLQHACNHCCILMVSGTRWVCNQCKNFQICEKCYEVEQKREERERHPINQREKHVLNPVEITDVAADTKDKDEILESEFFDTRQAFLSLCQGNHYQYDTLRRAKHSSMMVLYHLHNPTAPAFVTTCNICHLDIETGQGWRCEVCADYDVCNACYQKGSGKEHPHKLTNHPSMADRDAQNQEARQLRVLQLRKMLDLLVHASQCRSAQCQYPNCRKVKGLFRHGIQCRTRASGGCVLCKKMWYLLQLHARACKESECHVPRCRDLKEHLRRLQQQSDSRRRAAVMEMMRQRAAELTSNAG from the exons ATGAATGTGCAAGCACATATGTCCGGACATATCTCAGGGCAGGTACCTAACCAGGCGGGTAATCAGTTGCCTGTTCTGCCTCAGCAGAATGGGAACCTCCCTTCCCAGATGCAAAATTTAGGTGGTCCTCGTACATTCAACACAGACCCTGATTTTGTCAGAGCTCGCTCATTTATGCAGGACAAGAT CTATGATATCTTACAACAACGGCAAGCACAGCCAATTAATGACCTGCAAAAGAGGAGGCTTAGGGATATGGCTAAGCGCCTAGAGGAGGGTTTACTTAAAACAGCCCTTACGAAG GAGGACTATATGAACCCGGATACTTTAGAGAGCCGTTTGCATAACTGGATTAAGCGGTTCTCTTTGAATAATCAGACCCAACATTACTCACAGCATGTTAATTCTTCGCCTATTGGTGCAATGATACCTACCCCCGGTATGCCACACAGTGGGAATTCAAACATGATGGTCACTCCCTCTCTTGATACTTCAATGATTGCTACAAATACCATTGCATCTAACACTGTCAACACAGGAAACCTGTTGCCAACAGCGGGCATTCATGGTGGTTCCTTCAATAGATCTGATG GTCATGTGTCTAATGGATATCAGCAGTCTCCTGCTACCTTTTCCATTGGTTCTGGAGGAAACATGTCATCAATGGGTGTGCAAAGAGTTTCAAGCCAAATGATTCCTACTCCTGGttttaatagtaatattaatcaGTCTTACATGAATTTGGATTCTTCTAGTAATGGTGGTGGGCTTTCCACTGTCGAATCTACTATGGTATCCCAGCCGCAACAGCAAAAGCAGCATGTTGGTGGCCAAAACAGTCGTATATTGCACAACCTTGGTAGCCATATGGGTGGTGGAATAAGGCCTGGATTACAGCAAAAAGCTTATGGGTTCTCAAATGGGGCTCTGAATGGTGGCCTAGGATTGATTTCTAGCAATTTGCCACTTGTAAATGAACCGGGTTCGTCTGAGGGCTATCTAACTACCGCACCTTATGCTAATTCTCCAAAACCCATACAGCAACACTTTGATCAACATCAGAGGCCAATTATGCAGG GTGATGCATATGGAATGGGCAATTCTGATTCTTTTGGGTCTGGGAACTATTATGGTGTTGCAACATCTGTTGGGTCAATGATGAATTCTCAGACTTTGAACTCAGTTAGCGTACCAGCTATATCCAAAACCACTTCTCCTCTGATAAGTAACCAGTCGAATATGCTCAGCACCCAACAAACTCCCCATATAAAGCCTCAACCAATTGATCAATCAGAAAAGATGGGTTTCCAAAGTCCGATGCCTTCAAGGGACAATCTCCTCAATTCTCATACACAGCAGCAATTTCAACAACAGCCCGTCCAATTTCAACAGCAGCAACAATTCGTTCATCAGCAAAGTCAACTGAAGCAGCAAAATCAGCATGTACAGCATTTGTTAAACAATGATGCTTTTGCTCAGTCACAACTGACATCGGATCTAAGTAGTCAAGTCAAGCGTGAGCCTGGAGTCGAGCACCATAATGAAGTTCTGCACTCACAAGTTCCAGAACACTTCCAGTTGTCTGAGATGCCGAACCAATTCCAGTCGAATTCTGCTGAAGATCATTTAAGGATGGCTCAACATGTCTCTCTTCCATCTGGTCAGCATGATATTTGCTCCTCATTATCTCAAACTTCTCAGCACAGGCAACAACTTTTGCATCCTCCCCAAGGGATTGCAGAGGCTCAGAATGATTTTAGCTCACTATCTGTTGGTGCTCAATCAGAACCAGTATCGCAGGGTCAATGGCATCCTCAATCACAAGATAGGAGTCAGAGACCAGGTAATTTATTGCTTGAGCAGCATGTACAAGAAGATTTTCGTCAGAGAATGTCTGGGCATGACGAAGCTCAGTGTAATAATTTATCATCAGAAGGATCTGTCATTGGTCAAATTGTTGCTTCTAAAAGTACAGCTGATCCCCCACATACAGCTGGTGCACGTAAATCTTCTGGTACGGATAATGAGAAACAGTTTAGAAATCAGCAGAGATGGCTTCTATTCTTGAGACATGCTCGTCGATGTGAAGCTCCTGAAGGAAAATGTCAAGACCTTAATTGTATAACTGTTCAAAAATTGTGGAAACACATTGAAAAATGCTCCTCATCTCCATGCCCGTATCCTCGCTGCCATCATACTAAGATATTGCTCCATCATAACAAGCATTGTGTAGACCCAAATTGCCCTGTTTGTGTTCCTGTCAAAAATTATATACAGGCACACATGAACAAGGCACGAAATCGTCTAGATCCAGCTTCTGGTATTCCAAGTTCAGTGAGTGGTTCTTGTAAGTCCGATAATGGAGATGCTTCTGCTAGATTGATTTCAAAGACTCCTCCAGTTGTTGAAAGCTCAGAGGATATGCAACCTTCACTAAAACGATTGAAGATAGAGCAGTCTTCTCAGTCTCTTATCTCTGAGAGTCAAAGTACTGCTGTTTCAGTTTCTGCAATTAGTGAAGCCAATGTTTCCCAAGATGTCCAACATCAAGAGTACCAGCATGGTGAAATTTGTATGCCAATTAAATCCGAGTTTACAGAAGTGAAGTTGGAAGTCCCTAAAGGTTCTGGAAGAGATAATCTTGGTGAGTTGAAGAAGGCTAATGTCAGTGATAGCTGCAACCAAGGCCCTGAAATTGAACCTGTCATAGCTGATGATCCTTCTGGTTTAGCTAAGCAGGATAGCATTAAACTTGAGAAAGAGATCGAACCAGCTAAGCAAGAAGATGCAATACAACCTGTTGAACCTGCAGGTGGTACCAAGTCTGGGAAGCCAAAGATAAAAGGGGTTTCATTGACGGAATTATTCACCCCTGAGCAAGTGAGGGAGCACATCATGGGACTTAGGCAGTGGGTTGGCCAG AGTAAAGCAAAGGCAGAGAAGCACCAAGCAATGGAGCACTCAATGAGTGAGAATTCCTGTCAGTTGTGTGCAGTTGAGAAACTTACTTTTGAACCGCCACCTATATATTGCACACCTTGTGGTGCTCGCATCAAACGCAATGCAATGTATTACAATATGGGTGCTGGTGATACTCGACATTATTTCTGTATTCCATGTTATAATGAGGCCCGCGGAGACACTATCGTTGTTGATGGGACTACCATTCCAAAAGCTAAgctagagaagaagaaaaatgatgaGGAGACTGAAGAATGG TGGGTGCAATGTGACAAGTGTGAAGCCTGGCAACACCAAATTTGTGCTTTATTCAATGGCCGAAGAAATGATGGTGGGCAAGCTGAATATACTTGCCCTAATTGCTACATACAAGAGGTTGAAAGGGGAGAACGTAAGCCCTTACCACAAAGTGCTGTCCTTGGGGCCAAAGATTTACCTAGAACAATCCTCAGTGACCACATAGAGCAACGGTTGTTTAGGAGACTGAAGCAAGAAAGACAAGAAAGGGCTAGAACTCAAGGAAAAAGCTATGATGAG GTCCCTGGAGCAGAATCACTTGTAATTAGAGTTGTTTCGTCAGTTGACAAAAAGTTAGAAGTGAAGCAGCGGTTTCTTGAAATTTTTCAGGAAGAGAATTATCCAACTGAATTCCCTTATAAATCTAAG GTAATTTTATTGTTTCAGAAGATAGAAGGTGTAGAAGTATGCCTATTTGGCATGTATGTTCAAGAATTTGGCTCTGAATGTCAATTTCCGAATCAGCGTCGTGTCTATCTCTCCTATTTGGATTCTGTCAAGTATTTCAGGCCTGAAATTAAAGCAGTTACTGGAGAGGCTCTTCGTACATTTGTCTACCATGAAATTTTG ATTGGATACCTTGAATATTGCAAGAAACGGGGTTTTACAAGCTGCTATATTTGGGCATGTCCTCCATTAAAGGGTgaagattatatattatattgtcatCCAGAAATTCAGAAAACACCAAAATCTGACAAACTTCGTGAATG gtatttatcaatgctaagaAAGGCTGCGAAGGAAAATATTGTAGCTGATCTTACTAATCTCTACGATCATTTCTTTGTATCTACTGGTGAATGCAAGGCTAAGGTTACTGCAGCTAGGCTTCCATATTTTGATGGTGACTACTGGCCTGGTGCTGCAGAGGACCTGATTTATCAGCTTCGCCAAGAAGAAGATGGCAGAAAACAGAACAAGAAAGGAACAACCAAAAAGACTATCACTAAAAGGGCTCTAAAGGCATCTGGTCAGTCTGACCTTTCTGGTAACGCTTCAAAGGATCTGCTACTAATGCATAAA CTTGGTGAAACCATATGTCCAATGAAAGAAGACTTTATAATGGTTCATTTGCAGCATGCATGCAACCACTGTTGTATTCTCATGGTATCTGGAACTCGTTGGGTCTGCAACCAgtgcaaaaattttcaaatttgcgAGAA GTGTTATGAAGTAGAGCAGAAAcgtgaagaaagagaaagacacCCCATCAATCAGAGGGAAAAACATGTATTGAATCCT GTTGAAATTACTGATGTAGCTGCTGATACGAAGGACAAAGATGAGATTCTTGAAAGTGAATTCTTTGACACCAGACAGGCATTTTTGAGTCTTTGTCAAGGGAATCATTATCAGTATGATACCCTACGACGAGCTAAACACTCTTCAATGATGGTCCTTTACCATCTTCACAACCCAACTGCTCCTGCATTTGTGACAACTTGCAACATTTGTCATCTTGATATTGAAACAGGTCAAGGCTGGCGTTGTGAAGTCTGTGCTGATTATGATGTATGCAATGCTTGTTATCAGAAGGGTAGTGGTAAGGAACATCCTCATAAGTTGACCAATCATCCATCCATGGCTGATCGCGATGCTCAAAATCAAGAAGCGAGACAATTACGAGTTTTACAG CTTAGAAAAATGCTTGATCTTCTGGTACATGCATCACAGTGTCGTTCGGCACAATGCCAATACCCCAATTGTCGTAAAGTCAAGGGTCTGTTCCGGCATGGGATACAATGTAGAACACGTGCGTCAGGAGGATGTGTGCTTTGTAAGAAAATGTGGTATCTCCTTCAACTTCATGCCCGAGCTTGTAAAGAATCTGAGTGCCATGTTCCACGTTGCAG GGATCTAAAAGAGCATTTGAGGAGGCTGCAGCAGCAGTCTGACTCACGAAGAAGAGCTGCTGTGATGGAGATGATGAGACAGAGAGCTGCTGAGCTTACCAGCAATGCTGGATGA